A window of Dehalogenimonas sp. WBC-2 genomic DNA:
ATATGAGATCACTGACACCATCCAAATGATGATTGATAGTAGTGTGCCGGTGAGATACCAATTATTAACCGCTTGGCGTGACGTTGGCTATCCGTGGGAACTGCTGTCTGCCAATGAAGAATTATTAAAAGAAACAGTACCCGGGATTGCAGGCGTCGTTGAGCCCGGGGTTACGCTGCAAGGTGCAGTTGCAATTGGTAGCGGCAGTGTTATTCGTACCGGGGCTTATATAGTTGGGCCTGTTGTGATAGGCCGCAACTGCGATATTGGTCCGAATTGCTTTGTCAGGCCGTTTACATCTATCGGCGATCATTGTCATATAGGCGCCGGAGTTGAGATAAAGAACTCCATTATCATGGCTCATTCCAAGATTCCGCATTTAAGCTATGTCGGTGATAGCGTTATCGGTGAAAATTGTAATTTAGGCGCCGGTACCCAAGTGGGTAACCTGCGGCTTGACCGCGGTAATATCAGAGTGCAAGACAGGGATACCGGCCGGCGAAAATTGGGGGTTATGATGGGTGACGGCGTATCAACGGGCGTCAATGCAAGCATCAATCCGGGGACAACCATCGGCGCCAAGGCAATAATTGGGCCCGGGGCATTAGCTTCCGGGGACATAGCGGCTAACGCGAGAGTGTTTTAGTCATGATGTCCGGCTGGTATAT
This region includes:
- a CDS encoding glucose-1-phosphate thymidylyltransferase, which encodes MNNPTAAVIMAAGEGSRMRPLTATRPKVMLPVAGKPMLEHLILECCRAGVSQFILIVGYHQEDVRAYFGAGKAWDVNIRYVTQRCPQGTADALLQALPLLDGPFLLLNGDIMLKAADVASLLGSQATTMSLIELPDVSGMGVVELDGELVTRLHEKSLDPPTKLANAGAYYFTPEIYITLNATPRSARGEYEITDTIQMMIDSSVPVRYQLLTAWRDVGYPWELLSANEELLKETVPGIAGVVEPGVTLQGAVAIGSGSVIRTGAYIVGPVVIGRNCDIGPNCFVRPFTSIGDHCHIGAGVEIKNSIIMAHSKIPHLSYVGDSVIGENCNLGAGTQVGNLRLDRGNIRVQDRDTGRRKLGVMMGDGVSTGVNASINPGTTIGAKAIIGPGALASGDIAANARVF